Proteins co-encoded in one bacterium genomic window:
- a CDS encoding YbjN domain-containing protein, whose product MLTPTKLEHFFLNLNYDYNQVAEGVWVINADHDDSTNVVVSVAENLVLFRLKLAEVPADADVALFKKLLGLNMKLDHGAVAIDGNDLVLVDSVEGAGIHADEIHASVMALENGAQMIYDAIRKG is encoded by the coding sequence ATGCTCACGCCTACGAAACTCGAACACTTCTTCCTCAACCTGAACTACGACTACAACCAGGTCGCCGAGGGGGTCTGGGTGATCAACGCCGACCACGACGACTCGACAAACGTGGTCGTCTCGGTGGCGGAGAACCTGGTCCTCTTCCGGCTGAAGCTGGCCGAGGTTCCGGCCGACGCGGACGTCGCCTTGTTCAAGAAGCTCCTGGGCTTGAACATGAAGCTGGACCACGGCGCGGTCGCCATTGACGGCAACGACCTGGTCCTCGTGGACTCCGTGGAGGGCGCCGGCATCCACGCCGACGAAATCCACGCCAGCGTCATGGCCCTGGAGAACGGCGCGCAGATGATTTACGACGCCATCCGCAAGGGCTAG
- the guaA gene encoding glutamine-hydrolyzing GMP synthase translates to MLRFNTAAGELAGRKPAGIILSGGPASVLDAGSPLCDPAIYDLGVPVLGICYGLQATVERLGGEVGRATRKEYGPALLSITDSSDLFAGLSLEEPVWMSHGDRVESLPPGFEAIAHTPNSPYAAVRDKGRSIYGVQFHPEVHHTPEGPAILANFLYRVCGCAGDWRMSSFIESTIERVRDEVKGGRLVSGISGGVDSTVNSVLLHRALGDRLHCIFVDNGVLRTDEVAEVMECYAGLGLPVKMVDASEEFLTALAGVTDPETKRKRIGHTFIEVFQRAADGISPRPEFLAQGTLYPDVIESVSVKGPSATIKSHHNVGGLPDTMRLKLVEPLRELFKDEVRAVGRELGLPEKILGRHPFPGPGLAIRILGEVTRERLVALRAADVIYLEELHAAGIYDDIWQAFAVLLPIKSVGVMGDERTYANTVTLRAVTSVDGMTADWYRMPYEVLAKISSRIINEVPGVNRVTYDVSSKPPATIEWE, encoded by the coding sequence ATCCGGCCATCTACGATCTGGGGGTTCCCGTGCTGGGCATCTGCTACGGCCTGCAGGCCACGGTGGAGCGCCTGGGCGGCGAGGTCGGCCGGGCCACGCGCAAGGAGTACGGCCCCGCCCTGCTCTCCATCACCGACTCCTCCGATCTTTTCGCCGGGCTGAGCCTGGAGGAGCCGGTGTGGATGAGCCACGGCGACCGGGTGGAATCCCTGCCGCCCGGCTTCGAGGCCATCGCCCACACTCCGAACTCGCCCTACGCCGCGGTGCGCGACAAGGGCCGGTCCATCTACGGCGTTCAGTTCCACCCCGAGGTGCACCACACCCCCGAGGGCCCGGCCATCCTGGCCAACTTCCTCTACCGCGTCTGCGGCTGCGCCGGCGATTGGCGGATGAGCTCCTTCATCGAGTCAACGATTGAAAGGGTGCGCGATGAGGTGAAGGGCGGGCGCTTGGTCAGCGGCATCTCGGGCGGGGTGGACTCCACGGTCAACTCGGTGCTCTTGCACCGGGCGCTGGGCGACCGTCTGCACTGCATCTTCGTGGACAACGGCGTCCTGCGGACCGACGAGGTGGCGGAGGTCATGGAGTGCTACGCCGGGCTCGGCCTGCCGGTGAAGATGGTGGACGCGTCGGAGGAGTTCCTCACCGCCCTGGCCGGGGTGACCGACCCGGAGACCAAGCGCAAGCGCATCGGCCACACCTTCATCGAGGTCTTCCAGCGCGCCGCCGACGGCATATCGCCGAGGCCCGAATTCCTCGCCCAGGGCACCCTCTACCCCGACGTGATAGAGAGCGTGTCGGTCAAGGGCCCCTCGGCCACGATAAAGAGCCACCACAACGTGGGCGGCCTGCCGGATACGATGCGCCTGAAGCTGGTGGAGCCGCTGCGCGAGCTCTTCAAGGACGAGGTGCGCGCGGTGGGGCGGGAGCTGGGCCTCCCGGAGAAAATCCTGGGGCGCCACCCATTCCCCGGCCCCGGGCTGGCGATTCGCATTTTGGGCGAGGTGACCCGGGAGCGGCTCGTGGCCCTACGCGCCGCCGACGTGATCTACCTCGAAGAACTTCATGCGGCGGGAATCTACGACGACATCTGGCAGGCCTTCGCCGTCCTTCTGCCGATCAAGAGCGTGGGGGTTATGGGCGACGAGCGCACCTACGCCAACACCGTCACCCTGCGCGCCGTGACCAGCGTGGACGGCATGACCGCCGACTGGTACCGCATGCCCTACGAGGTGCTGGCGAAAATCTCCAGCCGGATAATCAACGAGGTCCCCGGCGTCAACCGGGTGACCTACGACGTGTCCTCGAAACCCCCGGCCACCATCGAATGGGAATGA
- a CDS encoding type II toxin-antitoxin system Phd/YefM family antitoxin, with product MKTISITEARATLADLLNKIHYGLEDYIITRRNKKQAVLIPPQRYQLFLELLERYEDEMDNREAEKILKEVRREGTISLEQLKAELGLD from the coding sequence ATGAAGACCATCTCCATAACCGAAGCCCGGGCGACCTTGGCCGACCTGCTAAACAAAATCCACTACGGTCTAGAGGATTACATCATCACCCGACGCAACAAGAAACAGGCGGTGCTCATCCCGCCGCAGCGCTACCAGCTCTTTCTCGAACTCTTAGAGAGATACGAGGATGAGATGGACAACCGGGAGGCGGAAAAAATTCTAAAAGAGGTGCGGCGGGAAGGCACAATCAGCCTGGAACAGCTTAAAGCCGAGCTTGGACTGGATTAG
- a CDS encoding PspA/IM30 family protein: protein MGIFKRMGDILKANINAMLEKAEDPEKLLNQMVYEMEEHYAEAKKQVMVTVADEKRLCNQYERDKKEAFDWAEKAKQAMDAGREDLAQEALLRKTNAADSARGFKEQWEKQKQATEALKNSLRQLQRKIEECKSQKQLLIARAKRADAQKKIHETMADINDSGAFSTFDRMEEKVDKLEAEGEAAVDMAELETDSLDKEFKELEKVGVDEQLKRLKSGDADSDLKDL from the coding sequence ATGGGAATCTTCAAGCGCATGGGTGACATCCTCAAGGCGAACATCAACGCCATGCTGGAAAAGGCCGAGGACCCGGAAAAGCTGCTCAACCAGATGGTGTACGAGATGGAGGAGCACTACGCCGAGGCCAAGAAGCAGGTGATGGTGACCGTCGCCGACGAGAAGCGGCTCTGCAACCAGTACGAAAGGGACAAGAAGGAAGCCTTCGACTGGGCCGAAAAGGCCAAGCAGGCCATGGACGCGGGTCGCGAGGACCTGGCCCAGGAGGCCCTTCTGCGCAAGACGAACGCCGCCGATAGCGCCCGCGGCTTCAAGGAGCAGTGGGAGAAGCAGAAGCAGGCCACCGAGGCCCTGAAGAACTCGCTCCGCCAGCTCCAGCGCAAAATAGAGGAGTGCAAGAGCCAGAAGCAGCTCCTCATCGCCCGGGCCAAGCGCGCCGACGCCCAGAAGAAAATCCACGAGACCATGGCCGACATCAACGACTCCGGCGCCTTCTCCACCTTCGACCGCATGGAGGAAAAGGTGGACAAGCTCGAGGCCGAGGGCGAGGCCGCCGTGGACATGGCCGAGCTCGAAACCGACAGCCTCGACAAGGAGTTCAAGGAGCTGGAGAAGGTCGGCGTGGACGAGCAGCTCAAGCGCCTGAAGAGCGGCGACGCCGACTCCGACTTGAAGGACCTGTAA
- a CDS encoding type II toxin-antitoxin system RelE/ParE family toxin has translation MKKIEQLSPEPRPPGVRKLTDSADRYRIRIGDYRVIYQVEDDRLLILIIRVRHRRDVYR, from the coding sequence ATCAAGAAGATAGAGCAACTGTCACCGGAGCCGCGACCGCCTGGGGTTCGAAAGTTAACCGACTCGGCCGACCGCTACCGTATCAGAATCGGCGACTACAGGGTCATCTATCAGGTCGAGGATGACCGGCTGCTGATTTTAATCATCCGCGTGAGGCACAGACGGGATGTATACCGGTAG
- a CDS encoding asparagine synthetase B — MKRLPLIILLFALAPAWGKYLIPMDSAQTDHLKAYGVAYWVLSQGYDCEWLLNYRGGSWLTPDIPGLVELAAVRGVTLESVDDGAEAAIRATIETENMDSVLLEMAPQVAVYAPDTYEPWDDAVMLALTYAEIPYERIWDAEVLAGDLDHFDWLHLHHEDFTGQYGKFSQSEGGAEWFRTMRSEFERAAHEAGYATVPEHKLAVAEKIRQYVESGGFLFAMCSAPASLDVALAAAGIDIVDPSIDGTPVTPGYNSKLDYSRCLAFTDFEVYPDPNLYEISSIDTPRGRGLYDLPAGVRPTFTLFEFAAKFDPIPTLLTQCQVRTIPDFMGQDTAFVRDQVKDSCVILATVDGLDEVKYLYGVCGEGAFSFLGGHDPEDFQHFVGDPPTELSLYPHSPGYRLILNNVLFPAAQKKPLKT; from the coding sequence ATGAAACGCCTGCCACTCATCATCCTCCTCTTCGCCCTCGCCCCGGCCTGGGGAAAATACCTTATCCCCATGGACTCCGCGCAGACCGACCACCTCAAGGCCTACGGCGTGGCCTACTGGGTCCTTTCGCAAGGGTACGACTGCGAGTGGCTGTTGAACTACCGCGGCGGGAGCTGGCTCACCCCCGACATCCCGGGCCTGGTCGAGCTGGCGGCGGTGCGCGGGGTGACGCTGGAATCGGTGGACGACGGCGCCGAGGCGGCCATCCGAGCCACCATCGAGACCGAGAACATGGACTCCGTCCTTCTGGAAATGGCGCCCCAGGTGGCGGTTTACGCCCCCGACACCTACGAGCCCTGGGACGACGCGGTGATGCTGGCGCTCACCTACGCCGAGATACCCTACGAGCGCATCTGGGACGCCGAGGTCCTGGCCGGGGATCTGGACCACTTCGACTGGCTCCACCTGCACCACGAGGACTTCACCGGGCAGTACGGGAAATTTTCCCAGTCCGAGGGCGGGGCGGAGTGGTTCCGCACGATGCGGTCGGAGTTCGAGCGGGCGGCGCACGAGGCCGGTTACGCCACGGTGCCCGAACATAAGCTGGCCGTGGCGGAAAAGATACGCCAATACGTGGAGTCGGGCGGGTTCTTGTTCGCCATGTGCTCGGCCCCGGCGAGCCTGGACGTGGCCCTGGCCGCCGCCGGGATAGACATCGTGGACCCCTCCATTGACGGCACGCCCGTCACGCCGGGCTACAACTCCAAGCTCGACTACTCACGCTGCCTGGCCTTCACCGACTTCGAGGTTTACCCCGACCCGAACCTGTACGAGATTTCGTCCATAGACACGCCCCGGGGGCGGGGGCTCTACGACCTGCCCGCCGGGGTGCGGCCCACCTTCACCCTCTTCGAGTTCGCCGCCAAGTTCGACCCCATCCCCACCCTCCTGACCCAGTGCCAGGTCCGCACCATCCCCGACTTCATGGGGCAGGACACCGCCTTCGTCCGCGACCAGGTAAAGGACTCCTGCGTGATTCTGGCCACGGTGGACGGGCTGGACGAGGTGAAGTACCTCTACGGGGTTTGCGGGGAAGGGGCCTTCAGCTTCCTCGGCGGCCACGACCCCGAGGATTTTCAGCACTTCGTCGGCGACCCGCCCACCGAGCTCTCGCTCTACCCCCACTCGCCGGGCTACCGGCTGATATTGAACAACGTCCTCTTCCCCGCCGCGCAGAAAAAGCCCCTGAAGACATAA